A genomic segment from Actinoplanes sichuanensis encodes:
- a CDS encoding RNA polymerase sigma factor, which translates to MNGASSADSGRETDHRPPAPTDEFDTFYREMYPELLRYGMALTGDGQDAHDAAAEVFIEIYKRWHQIDTPRAYAKTAFKRSLLKVLRRKHKACPMPNEELPNPPDAGLDFRAVDEQMWVDHLLALLPAKQREVMRHLVAGHSYAQMIASRRDAEAARQNAAAVRKNAQLARKRLRDILADRAQSYGQPSWMSRE; encoded by the coding sequence GTGAACGGTGCCTCATCGGCCGATTCGGGGCGGGAGACCGACCACAGGCCTCCCGCCCCCACCGACGAGTTCGACACCTTCTACCGCGAGATGTACCCCGAACTGCTGAGGTACGGCATGGCGTTGACCGGGGACGGTCAGGACGCCCACGATGCCGCAGCAGAGGTATTCATCGAGATCTACAAACGGTGGCATCAGATCGATACGCCTCGGGCGTACGCCAAAACAGCCTTTAAACGCTCGCTTCTCAAGGTCCTTCGCCGGAAACACAAAGCCTGCCCGATGCCGAACGAGGAACTGCCGAACCCCCCCGACGCCGGGCTCGATTTCCGTGCCGTCGACGAGCAGATGTGGGTGGACCACCTCCTGGCCCTGCTGCCCGCGAAGCAACGCGAAGTGATGCGGCATCTAGTGGCCGGTCACAGCTACGCTCAAATGATCGCCTCTCGGCGGGATGCGGAAGCCGCCCGGCAGAATGCGGCTGCCGTCCGCAAGAACGCCCAACTGGCCCGCAAGCGGCTCCGAGACATCTTGGCGGACAGGGCGCAGAGCTACGGGCAACCGTCCTGGATGTCGAGAGAGTGA